A genome region from Bombus pyrosoma isolate SC7728 linkage group LG14, ASM1482585v1, whole genome shotgun sequence includes the following:
- the LOC122574868 gene encoding diacylglycerol kinase epsilon isoform X2, translated as MLEDGYGTNVLCALFTIFFIFMLNFFRYLVREPHIHIRDVTKEHNWKSIRRETKIADKQLKCKLITVNANEPMKHHWIKGNLALNVICEICNEECDVEPGLTDWWCCWCQKCVHDNCKSKLSEICDFGKFKLMIIPPSSLNLRSTVRRRLYLCSVIPPNWPQWNPLIVVANKRSGNNDGAEILSLFRRLLNPAQVVDLSERDPVAVLEWCRLLGKVTCTVLVAGGDGTIAWLLNAIHKLGLEPVPSVAVIPLGTGNDLSRVLGWGKEHDPDKDPADILHEIQKAQKVELDRWTVIVKPYGGLGLRSSQQTFYMYNYLSVGVDAQVTLNFHRTRESRFYFYSSRLFNKLLYLCFGMQQVVERDCKDLDKNIELYLDEEKVNLPSIESIVILNIPSWAAGVDLWNMGLEGHEEYGKQSINDGKLEVVALYSSFHMAQLQVGLSQPYRLGQANSVKVKIIKPCAMQIDGEPWYQHPCEFNIRYCNKAVMLANTVERTI; from the exons atgtTAGAGGACGGATATGGTACCAATGTTCTGTGTGCATTGTTTaccatatttttcatatttatgctAAATTTCTTCCGATACCTTGTACGAGAGCCGCATATTCATATTAGAGATGTTACCAAAGAGCATAATTGGAAATCCATAAGAAGGGAAACGAAG ATTGCAGATAAGCAATTAAAGTGCAAACTTATTACTGTAAACGCAAATGAGCCGATGAAGCACCATTGGATAAAGG GTAATTTAGCTCTAAATGTTATATGTGAAATATGTAACGAGGAATGTGATGTGGAACCTGGACTAACAGACTGGTGGTGCTGTTGGTGTCAAAAATGTGTCCACGATAACTGCAAGTCTAAGCTTTCTGAG ATATGTGATTTTGGTAAATTTAAGTTAATGATAATTCCACCAAGTAGTTTAAATCTACGAAGTACTGTAAGGCGTAGATTATACCTTTGTTCGGTTATACCTCCAAATTGGCCTCAGTGGAATCCTCTTATAGTTGTTG ccAATAAAAGATCTGGTAATAATGATGGAGCAGAAATCTTGTCTCTGTTCAGAAGGTTATTAAATCCTGCACAAGTTGTTGATCTATCAGAGCGTGATCCAGTCGCCGTTTTAGAATGGTGTCGCTTACTTGGGAAAGTAACATGTACGGTCCTTGTAGCAGGTGGAGATGGAACAATAGCTTGGTTATTGAATGCCATTCATAAGCTTGGATTGGAG CCAGTTCCATCTGTAGCGGTAATTCCTTTGGGAACAGGAAATGATTTATCAAGAGTACTAGGCTGGGGGAAAGAGCATGATCCAGATAAGGATCCTGCAGATATTTTGCATGAAATACAGAAAGCGCAAAAAGTGGAACTCGATAG gtGGACTGTGATAGTAAAACCATATGGTGGATTAGGACTTAGAAGTTCACAGCAAACATTttacatgtataattatttaagtgTGGGAGTAGATGCACaagtaacattaaattttcatcgtacaAGAGAGAGTCGTTTTTACTTCTATAGCAGTAGATTGTTTAATAAG CTACTATACTTGTGCTTTGGTATGCAACAAGTAGTTGAACGGGACTGCAAAGATCTTGATAAGAATATAGAATTGTATTTGGATGAAGAGAAAGTGAATTTGCCATCCATCGAaagtattgtaatattaaacataCCATCATGGGCTGCTGGAGTTGATCTGTGGAATATGGGATTGGAAG GCCACGAAGAATATGGAAAACAGAGTATCAATGATGGTAAATTAGAAGTAGTTGCGCTTTATTCATCATTTCATATGGCTCAACTTCAAGTAGGATTGTCTCAGCCTTATCGACTTGGGCAAGCTAACAGTGTAAAG gTAAAGATAATAAAACCTTGCGCTATGCAAATTGATGGCGAACCATGGTATCAACATCCTTGTGAATTCAATATTAGATATTGTAATAAAGCAGTCATGCTTGCTAACACAGTTGAAAGAactatttaa
- the LOC122574868 gene encoding diacylglycerol kinase epsilon isoform X1 codes for MLEDGYGTNVLCALFTIFFIFMLNFFRYLVREPHIHIRDVTKEHNWKSIRRETKAYYCSICESLLLNINGLICDSCGVCADPTCVKIADKQLKCKLITVNANEPMKHHWIKGNLALNVICEICNEECDVEPGLTDWWCCWCQKCVHDNCKSKLSEICDFGKFKLMIIPPSSLNLRSTVRRRLYLCSVIPPNWPQWNPLIVVANKRSGNNDGAEILSLFRRLLNPAQVVDLSERDPVAVLEWCRLLGKVTCTVLVAGGDGTIAWLLNAIHKLGLEPVPSVAVIPLGTGNDLSRVLGWGKEHDPDKDPADILHEIQKAQKVELDRWTVIVKPYGGLGLRSSQQTFYMYNYLSVGVDAQVTLNFHRTRESRFYFYSSRLFNKLLYLCFGMQQVVERDCKDLDKNIELYLDEEKVNLPSIESIVILNIPSWAAGVDLWNMGLEGHEEYGKQSINDGKLEVVALYSSFHMAQLQVGLSQPYRLGQANSVKVKIIKPCAMQIDGEPWYQHPCEFNIRYCNKAVMLANTVERTI; via the exons atgtTAGAGGACGGATATGGTACCAATGTTCTGTGTGCATTGTTTaccatatttttcatatttatgctAAATTTCTTCCGATACCTTGTACGAGAGCCGCATATTCATATTAGAGATGTTACCAAAGAGCATAATTGGAAATCCATAAGAAGGGAAACGAAG GCATATTATTGTAGCATTTGTGAAAGCttgttgttaaatattaatggtTTGATCTGTGATTCATGTGGTGTTTGTGCGGATCCTACATGTGTCAAGATTGCAGATAAGCAATTAAAGTGCAAACTTATTACTGTAAACGCAAATGAGCCGATGAAGCACCATTGGATAAAGG GTAATTTAGCTCTAAATGTTATATGTGAAATATGTAACGAGGAATGTGATGTGGAACCTGGACTAACAGACTGGTGGTGCTGTTGGTGTCAAAAATGTGTCCACGATAACTGCAAGTCTAAGCTTTCTGAG ATATGTGATTTTGGTAAATTTAAGTTAATGATAATTCCACCAAGTAGTTTAAATCTACGAAGTACTGTAAGGCGTAGATTATACCTTTGTTCGGTTATACCTCCAAATTGGCCTCAGTGGAATCCTCTTATAGTTGTTG ccAATAAAAGATCTGGTAATAATGATGGAGCAGAAATCTTGTCTCTGTTCAGAAGGTTATTAAATCCTGCACAAGTTGTTGATCTATCAGAGCGTGATCCAGTCGCCGTTTTAGAATGGTGTCGCTTACTTGGGAAAGTAACATGTACGGTCCTTGTAGCAGGTGGAGATGGAACAATAGCTTGGTTATTGAATGCCATTCATAAGCTTGGATTGGAG CCAGTTCCATCTGTAGCGGTAATTCCTTTGGGAACAGGAAATGATTTATCAAGAGTACTAGGCTGGGGGAAAGAGCATGATCCAGATAAGGATCCTGCAGATATTTTGCATGAAATACAGAAAGCGCAAAAAGTGGAACTCGATAG gtGGACTGTGATAGTAAAACCATATGGTGGATTAGGACTTAGAAGTTCACAGCAAACATTttacatgtataattatttaagtgTGGGAGTAGATGCACaagtaacattaaattttcatcgtacaAGAGAGAGTCGTTTTTACTTCTATAGCAGTAGATTGTTTAATAAG CTACTATACTTGTGCTTTGGTATGCAACAAGTAGTTGAACGGGACTGCAAAGATCTTGATAAGAATATAGAATTGTATTTGGATGAAGAGAAAGTGAATTTGCCATCCATCGAaagtattgtaatattaaacataCCATCATGGGCTGCTGGAGTTGATCTGTGGAATATGGGATTGGAAG GCCACGAAGAATATGGAAAACAGAGTATCAATGATGGTAAATTAGAAGTAGTTGCGCTTTATTCATCATTTCATATGGCTCAACTTCAAGTAGGATTGTCTCAGCCTTATCGACTTGGGCAAGCTAACAGTGTAAAG gTAAAGATAATAAAACCTTGCGCTATGCAAATTGATGGCGAACCATGGTATCAACATCCTTGTGAATTCAATATTAGATATTGTAATAAAGCAGTCATGCTTGCTAACACAGTTGAAAGAactatttaa
- the LOC122574870 gene encoding dual specificity mitogen-activated protein kinase kinase 3 isoform X2 — translation MAVRRGNRNLKLQVSEETPVPVTPPRNLDKRTTITIGDKTFVVEADDLETICILGRGAYGIVDKVRHKQSGTIMAVKRITATVNTQEQKRLLMDLDISMRSSACQYTVQFYGALFREGDVWICMEVMDMSLDKFYTKVYKHGRAIPEDILGKIAFAVVSALHYLYSQLRVIHRDVKPSNILINRKGEVKICDFGISGYLVDSVAKTIDAGCKPYMAPERIDPSGNPSQYDIRSDVWSLGISLVELATGKFPYESWGTPFEQLKQVVKDEAPKLPADKFSANFEEFINK, via the exons ATGGCTGTACGTCGAGGAAACAGAAACTTGAAATTGCAGGTCTCTGAGGAGACACCTGTGCCTGT caCTCCGCCAAGAAATTTGGATAAAAGAACAACAATAACCATAGGTGATAAAACATTTGTAGTAGAGGCAGACGATTTAGAAACAATCTGTATCCTTGGACGAGGAGCATACGGTATTGTGGATAAAGTACGACACAAACAAAGTGGTACTATTATGGCAGTTAAg AGAATAACTGCAACAGTTAATACACAGGAGCAAAAGCGTTTACTTATGGACTTAGATATTTCCATGCGTAGTTCGGCATGTCAATATACAGTACAATTTTATGGAGCATTGTTTAGGGAAGGAGATGTTTGGATATGTATGGAAGTTATGGATATGAGTTTggacaaattttatacgaaagtGTATAAGCATGGTCGTGCCATTCCTGAAGATATCTTAGGGAAAATTGCTTTTGCA GTAGTAAGTGCATTACATTATCTGTATTCGCAATTACGGGTGATCCACAGGGATGTGAAACctagtaatattttaattaatcgaaaaggAGAGGTCAAGATCTGTGACTTTGGTATATCCGGTTATCTTGTGGATTCTGTTGCTAAGACTATTGATGCTGGTTGTAAACCGTATATGGCT CCAGAAAGGATAGACCCGTCGGGTAACCCTTCACAGTATGACATCAGGTCTGATGTTTGGTCGTTAGGTATATCTCTTGTTGAACTAGCAACAGGAAAATTTCCCTATGAATCTTGGGGAACGCCGtttgaacaattaaaacaAGTTGTAAAGGATGAAGCACCAAAGCTGCCAGCTGATAAATTTTCGGccaattttgaagaatttatcaataaatg A
- the LOC122574870 gene encoding dual specificity mitogen-activated protein kinase kinase 6 isoform X1: MAVRRGNRNLKLQVSEETPVPVTPPRNLDKRTTITIGDKTFVVEADDLETICILGRGAYGIVDKVRHKQSGTIMAVKRITATVNTQEQKRLLMDLDISMRSSACQYTVQFYGALFREGDVWICMEVMDMSLDKFYTKVYKHGRAIPEDILGKIAFAVVSALHYLYSQLRVIHRDVKPSNILINRKGEVKICDFGISGYLVDSVAKTIDAGCKPYMAPERIDPSGNPSQYDIRSDVWSLGISLVELATGKFPYESWGTPFEQLKQVVKDEAPKLPADKFSANFEEFINKCLMKDYTARPNYNQLLKLDFITEHAKKDINVAEFVGEILDLPEVE; this comes from the exons ATGGCTGTACGTCGAGGAAACAGAAACTTGAAATTGCAGGTCTCTGAGGAGACACCTGTGCCTGT caCTCCGCCAAGAAATTTGGATAAAAGAACAACAATAACCATAGGTGATAAAACATTTGTAGTAGAGGCAGACGATTTAGAAACAATCTGTATCCTTGGACGAGGAGCATACGGTATTGTGGATAAAGTACGACACAAACAAAGTGGTACTATTATGGCAGTTAAg AGAATAACTGCAACAGTTAATACACAGGAGCAAAAGCGTTTACTTATGGACTTAGATATTTCCATGCGTAGTTCGGCATGTCAATATACAGTACAATTTTATGGAGCATTGTTTAGGGAAGGAGATGTTTGGATATGTATGGAAGTTATGGATATGAGTTTggacaaattttatacgaaagtGTATAAGCATGGTCGTGCCATTCCTGAAGATATCTTAGGGAAAATTGCTTTTGCA GTAGTAAGTGCATTACATTATCTGTATTCGCAATTACGGGTGATCCACAGGGATGTGAAACctagtaatattttaattaatcgaaaaggAGAGGTCAAGATCTGTGACTTTGGTATATCCGGTTATCTTGTGGATTCTGTTGCTAAGACTATTGATGCTGGTTGTAAACCGTATATGGCT CCAGAAAGGATAGACCCGTCGGGTAACCCTTCACAGTATGACATCAGGTCTGATGTTTGGTCGTTAGGTATATCTCTTGTTGAACTAGCAACAGGAAAATTTCCCTATGAATCTTGGGGAACGCCGtttgaacaattaaaacaAGTTGTAAAGGATGAAGCACCAAAGCTGCCAGCTGATAAATTTTCGGccaattttgaagaatttatcaataaatg TTTAATGAAAGATTATACTGCCCGTCCAAATTATAATCAATTATTGAAACTTGATTTTATCACAGAGCATGCCAAAAAGGACATAAATGTTGCTGAATTTGTTGGAGAAATTTTGGACCTACCTGAAGTTGAGTAA